A genomic window from Deltaproteobacteria bacterium IMCC39524 includes:
- a CDS encoding heme ABC transporter ATP-binding protein, translating to MNLIDIKNVSLHYGTRPVVKNVSVSVEQGEFFVIIGPNGAGKTSLLKALSGLHPLSAGDIEIRQRAIAGYARKELARALALVPQQINADFPFTVAETVLMGRYPHLGLLAVEGRQDLRLAEQAMELTEVGHLASRRLGQLSGGERQRVIIARAICQQSKILLLDEPTASLDPAHQLRIMDLMERLRQQEQLTIVMVSHDLNLASTYADRLLLLKDGEVEQIGTPRQVLTQEQLSKSYGCTLLVDENPLLGTPRVSLVSEKIAAKIKG from the coding sequence CGTTGAACAGGGCGAATTCTTTGTCATTATCGGACCGAACGGGGCGGGTAAGACCTCCCTGTTGAAGGCTCTCTCAGGATTACACCCTCTCTCTGCTGGTGATATTGAAATTCGGCAAAGGGCGATCGCAGGGTACGCGAGAAAAGAACTGGCGCGTGCCCTGGCCCTGGTCCCCCAGCAGATCAATGCGGATTTCCCTTTCACCGTTGCAGAAACGGTGCTGATGGGCCGCTATCCTCACCTCGGCTTACTTGCTGTCGAGGGTCGGCAAGACCTGCGGTTGGCTGAACAGGCCATGGAGTTGACAGAGGTCGGCCATCTTGCCAGTCGTCGCCTCGGCCAGCTCAGTGGAGGTGAGCGTCAGCGGGTGATTATTGCCCGGGCGATCTGTCAGCAATCCAAGATCCTGCTACTCGATGAGCCGACGGCTTCCCTTGACCCGGCTCATCAACTGCGGATTATGGACCTCATGGAGCGCTTGCGGCAGCAAGAACAGCTCACAATCGTGATGGTCTCCCACGATCTGAACCTTGCTTCAACCTATGCCGATCGTTTACTTCTGCTCAAGGATGGTGAAGTTGAACAGATTGGTACTCCGCGTCAGGTGCTGACTCAGGAGCAGTTGTCAAAAAGTTACGGTTGCACCTTGCTGGTAGACGAGAACCCTCTGCTCGGCACGCCAAGAGTAAGCCTGGTTTCGGAAAAGATCGCTGCAAAAATCAAAGGATGA
- a CDS encoding adenine nucleotide alpha hydrolase has product MNQKDKPKVVVSWSSGKDCAFALHQVRTEERFEVVGLLTTLNSENDRVAMHGVRKELLQKQMVALGLPAEMVMLPMPCDNETYRRLVGGTIEVLRERGVQNVIFGDLFLEDIRQYREKQMQGSGLGAIFPLWLRDTRQLSRDMVDSGLRAVVTCVDQRALSAEFVGRQYDHTFLDDLPVGVDPCGENGEFHTLVIDGPMFSSGLNVEIGEKVTHGDFTFADVLPVRG; this is encoded by the coding sequence ATGAACCAGAAAGACAAGCCGAAGGTTGTCGTCTCCTGGAGTAGTGGTAAGGATTGCGCTTTTGCCTTACACCAGGTCAGAACCGAGGAAAGATTCGAAGTGGTTGGTCTCTTGACCACCCTTAATAGCGAAAATGACCGGGTTGCCATGCATGGTGTGCGCAAAGAGTTGTTGCAAAAGCAGATGGTGGCGCTCGGGTTGCCGGCTGAAATGGTTATGTTGCCCATGCCCTGTGATAACGAGACTTACCGGCGTCTTGTCGGTGGCACGATTGAAGTCCTGCGTGAGAGAGGCGTGCAGAATGTCATCTTTGGTGACCTCTTCCTTGAAGATATCCGCCAGTATCGCGAAAAACAGATGCAGGGCAGCGGCCTTGGTGCGATCTTTCCCCTCTGGTTGAGAGATACCAGGCAATTGTCCCGTGACATGGTCGATAGCGGTTTGCGCGCTGTCGTGACCTGTGTTGACCAGAGAGCTCTCTCCGCCGAATTTGTCGGACGTCAGTATGATCATACCTTTCTTGATGATTTGCCTGTTGGCGTTGATCCGTGTGGTGAGAACGGTGAGTTCCATACCTTGGTGATTGATGGGCCGATGTTCTCAAGCGGACTCAATGTAGAGATTGGCGAGAAGGTTACCCATGGAGATTTCACCTTTGCTGATGTCCTGCCGGTTAGAGGCTAG